A region from the Salidesulfovibrio onnuriiensis genome encodes:
- a CDS encoding SAM-dependent methyltransferase: MDQELKILGYVRSSIKDKGGPAKMENEPGAVRAVIELDEQYARGTHGLSEGAEIELFTWFHLSDRTALDCHPRGNPANPVQGVFATRSPNRPNPIGLHRTSIVSMLSPTRFEVEPLEAVDGTPIIDIKPKPKGLPSWKTMERDNQ, encoded by the coding sequence ATGGACCAGGAACTGAAGATTCTCGGTTATGTGCGCTCCAGCATCAAGGACAAGGGCGGACCGGCCAAGATGGAAAACGAGCCCGGAGCGGTGCGCGCAGTCATAGAACTTGATGAGCAGTACGCCAGGGGCACCCACGGCCTCTCCGAAGGGGCGGAAATCGAGCTGTTCACCTGGTTCCACCTGAGCGACCGCACGGCCCTGGACTGCCATCCCCGCGGCAATCCCGCCAACCCAGTACAGGGCGTCTTCGCCACCCGCTCCCCGAACCGCCCCAATCCCATCGGGCTGCACCGCACATCCATCGTATCCATGCTTTCCCCCACCCGCTTCGAGGTGGAGCCCCTGGAGGCGGTGGACGGCACGCCGATCATCGACATCAAGCCCAAGCCCAAGGGGTTGCCGAGCTGGAAGACCATGGAGCGGGACAACCAATGA
- a CDS encoding chalcone isomerase family protein, with protein MRRMMLFLASVLLAAFTVLPAHGAELAGATLDDTLDMEGSTLMLSGMALREKFVFDVYVAGLYLPEKRTDAQVILETDEPRIMVMHFLRTVEAQKINDAWMQGLEDNTPEADEELKAKFSRLCSMMQDVYKGEDMVFSYVPGIGTAIETAQTPKGVIQGKDFTDALLSTWIGPKPGPGKSFRKALLKE; from the coding sequence ATGAGACGCATGATGCTTTTCCTGGCGAGCGTCCTGCTTGCCGCGTTCACGGTCCTGCCCGCCCACGGGGCCGAGCTGGCCGGGGCGACACTGGACGACACCCTGGACATGGAAGGAAGCACCCTGATGCTCAGCGGCATGGCCCTGCGCGAAAAATTCGTGTTCGACGTCTATGTGGCCGGGCTCTACCTGCCCGAAAAACGTACCGACGCCCAAGTCATTCTGGAAACGGACGAACCGCGCATCATGGTCATGCACTTCCTGCGTACAGTGGAGGCCCAAAAGATCAACGACGCCTGGATGCAGGGGCTCGAAGACAATACCCCCGAAGCCGACGAGGAGTTGAAGGCCAAATTCTCCCGGCTCTGCTCCATGATGCAGGATGTTTACAAGGGCGAGGACATGGTCTTTTCCTACGTGCCCGGAATCGGCACGGCCATTGAAACGGCGCAGACGCCCAAGGGAGTCATCCAAGGCAAGGACTTTACCGACGCTCTGCTCTCCACCTGGATCGGTCCCAAACCCGGCCCGGGGAAATCGTTCCGGAAGGCACTTCTCAAAGAGTAA
- a CDS encoding DUF2179 domain-containing protein produces the protein MTMDTIFLGMMVFLAEAVVLTLGTIRVMVSMLGERKMALLLGVVEMLIWVMGTSTVIMKVGEVPFLAVCYALGFGVGTAMGITCEKKLALGNVVLRIISNSSGRKIAKVVREGGYGITTVTGDGEDGPVTVQFVVCKRKDMKHILSLAREVDPELFYTFETAGASSIQRPEQTSLWSRMKSRRPRFAS, from the coding sequence ATGACGATGGATACAATATTTCTTGGAATGATGGTCTTTCTGGCCGAAGCAGTGGTCCTGACCCTTGGCACCATTCGTGTCATGGTCTCCATGCTGGGCGAGCGCAAAATGGCGCTTCTCCTGGGTGTGGTGGAAATGCTGATCTGGGTCATGGGCACCTCCACCGTGATCATGAAGGTGGGAGAGGTGCCGTTTCTCGCCGTTTGCTACGCCCTGGGTTTCGGGGTGGGCACGGCAATGGGCATCACCTGCGAAAAGAAGCTCGCCCTGGGCAACGTGGTGCTGCGCATCATCAGCAACAGCTCGGGCCGCAAGATCGCCAAGGTCGTTCGCGAGGGCGGGTACGGCATCACCACGGTCACGGGCGACGGCGAGGACGGGCCGGTCACGGTCCAGTTCGTGGTCTGCAAACGCAAGGACATGAAACATATCCTGTCCCTGGCGCGCGAAGTGGACCCAGAACTGTTCTATACCTTCGAGACCGCCGGTGCATCCAGCATCCAGCGGCCGGAACAGACGTCGCTCTGGAGCCGCATGAAATCCAGGCGGCCCCGGTTCGCAAGCTGA